The window TCTAATATTTGTTGtcccatttccatttctgaaaGTTTATGTGAATGTTAATATAACAACCGTTCCTTGTTTCTGGgaaaacttccttccttccttcctttgaaaaGTCTGGTGTTTAATCTGAACCAGcagtaaaaaatgaataaatcactGAATATATGCATTGCAATTGTGAGTGGAAAGTTTAGTGCATAGCAAAAAGAATTAGAAAACTTTGCTTGAAAGATGGGTTTACTCATTGATCCTTCCTATTGCATCATCATACTTTGACACAATACAGTTCAGTTTAATTCTtaatatcttaaaatatttatttttttaataaactaaTTTTAACATTTAAGTTCCCACCCACCATCCTTTTCCAAAAAAGAATTTCCCATTTTGGGTTGTGAAACTAGAAATACCTTATATTTATGAAGATGTAGTGTTGAGTTGATGGCTGGGAAGTGAGGACAGATAGTGGGAGCAGTTATaacatttcagaataaaaacCCAGTCATTACTTTTACCTTTTCTTCAGGATGCTTCTAAAGGACATGGCAGCTCTAGAATAATTCTTGTTAATTATATCCTTATGTAGcccaaaagcatttatttagaaCAAGAACATATTACTCTACTGCAGCTTTTTTGACATTAGAATTAAATAAGTTGCAGCCTAAGCAATTCCAGTCAATTCCATTGAAAAATGAATTAATGAAAGTCTGTCTCTAAGGCTGACCAATATGATCCTGAGTACAAAAGACTAGTCTCAGCTCCTTTCTTCCATTTGCTTTCAAAATGCAATTGGCATACGTTTGGAGAAGATGTGGAATCATCAGCTTCAAGCAGTTCATATTCCACCTTTCACTCCTCTCCCAGTGTGGCATTAAATGCCTTGATACAGAAGGTCATACTTGGGAATATTCTTTGGATCAATTGGGCTTCGTACGATTAGTTTTCCACGCATTGCTCCACGGTAAATCACCTCAATCAAATCTATgaagtcttgttttgttttgaaacttcCCACAAATTTAGTGTGATCTGGAGATCTAAGTAGGAAAGCAAAAGGGAACAAAGTAAATGAAAGCTGGAACAACATACAAGCTTAAATTCTGAAATAGTTATAGTTCCAAGTCTGACCCCTAAAAAAACTCATGCCACAAATCTGCTAgtctttaaagcagggatgggaaacttctgGCTTAGGGGCCAAATGTAGCTTTTTGAGACTCTACCTCAGGCTTTGAGACACTTCCTCAAGTACTTTGGTCAGGCTGGAACATGTTCTTAACTGTGATGTTGCAttttgcttacctggatggagaaaTGCAAATCACTTAGCAGGCTGGGGAATCCTATGGGCCCACTCCCATGGgccaattttgacaggtgggcaggatacCGGTAGTTTTGCACGAAACAGCCTCGCTGACCAAATAAAGAGGCCTGGTGGGCCAGAGGCTCCCTACCCCTGGCTTACAGGCTTTGATGATTAAGAGGGATATATATATCCTGTTAAATGTGGTATAGAAACCTTTGGTTTTTGCGTGGTTGAAATGTAGCTTCTTGCACAAACGTAAGGGCTGCATCCTTCACTTCCACTTGTGCTTGTCCCTGCCCACGAGGTTGTCCATGACAAACTGCAACCTTCCAGCTAAACAAAGTTCCCAGCCCCCGCTTTAAAGTGACAGAATGCATGTACAtgaaccttgctggatcagatcaaagatcAATGTAGTCCAGCGTTCTGTTTTCCAGATAGATggttccaggaagcccacaagacattcatttttaaaaacgcaTTCAAGGCAGCAGCTTCAAGGCATTCAAGGCAGCAGCTTCAAGGGCGGGCTTCTTCTGAACATGGTTTTATTCAGCTATAATTGTTTTCTCCTTGAACTTTGGCTCATCCCCCTTTAAAGCAACCTGAGCCTGTGGCTGTTGCGTTCACTGTGGCTCttgagggttgtatccaacgttAAAACAATATTCACACCAAACCCATTAATGGACACGAATAATTtaggtctattgatttcaatgagtctactctgagtaaaatataGCTAGATACATTGGGAATTAAGGAGTAAATCCTTTGCAACTCTAGATTTGATATGACTTCTGTACACATTAGAAATGGTATAGAGATCCTGATTCACAGTAATGGGAATTTCCGTAGTACATTTGATACATGCATTTAAAAATCTATGTTGCAATTAAGCAGCCACTCTCCTTAGTGTTAAATAACTACTTTTATtgttaaaatatttctataccacttttcatttacaaaaaaataccaATTATGTTCACAGTAATAATACAAAACAATATTCAGTAAAATATTTATCAATAATATCAGTTAATGACCAAGTACCTTGGAAGCCTGTATTAATAACAttaaaaggtaaaaagtaaaggacccctgtgtGGTTAAGCTTAGTCAAAGGAGACCatggggctgcagcgctcatcttgctttcaggccgagggagcacccgGTGTTTGTCCGCAAGGGTTAGGGAAAGGCTATAGATGtataaaattactgaaatgtttaaaattactgAGGGTAAAGTAGTGTCTTGTGGCACCCACACTTTATTTTCTACAGTAATGTAGAGGGATGGAGTAAAAATCAGAACATAAAATAAGGACTTGGTCATATTATGATAAATCTGACAATATTTATTAGGTCTTTTGTGCATTGTTGACGCTTGCTAACATCACAAACGGTCACAAACAAATATCATACCAAGAATAACTCGTACTTGGGTTACATGAAAACCAACTTACCCATAATCTACTTTCATATGCTGCCCGTTGAAAAAGAAGACAGTTGATGGAATATAGCTGATGTCAAAATATTGGGTGTACACTGGCACTTTGTTTACATCCACCAAGTAAATTGCAGCCATTTTACTTAAGTCATGAGATGTTTTTGCAAGCTGTAGAGAAAAAGTTATAAAAAGTTATACTGCCCAATGTAAGAGGGCAAGGTCTTGAATTAAATTTA of the Lacerta agilis isolate rLacAgi1 chromosome 4, rLacAgi1.pri, whole genome shotgun sequence genome contains:
- the TXNL4B gene encoding thioredoxin-like protein 4B; its protein translation is MSFLLPKLGSKKEVDEAIKSVAEKVLVLRFGRDEDLVCMQLDDILAKTSHDLSKMAAIYLVDVNKVPVYTQYFDISYIPSTVFFFNGQHMKVDYGSPDHTKFVGSFKTKQDFIDLIEVIYRGAMRGKLIVRSPIDPKNIPKYDLLYQGI